A stretch of Anoplolepis gracilipes chromosome 12, ASM4749672v1, whole genome shotgun sequence DNA encodes these proteins:
- the Tk gene encoding tachykinins isoform X3, which yields MLINSVLFLAVWISSSFAEESSPSDATSDKRAPMGFQGMRGKKNLIPTSTEHNKLSKRTLMDFQDMRDNKDSNGPDIEDNFLHEFEKRAPMGFQGMRGKKDYLTPDFEESLYDEKRAPMGFQGMRGKKIFSEDDYYKRAPMGFQGMRGKKSLEEGMRGKKNTFENYVDYMDPEMDFDKRAPMGFQGMRGKKDSDKRAPMGFQGMRGKRNAGRFDTNIDFDTRSTNEYQGTSNRRNALASCQLEKRSPFRYFEMRGKKNPRWELRGMFVGVRGKKWATAPYEDDSPFVSVFDNTERIGVDGDSPAILDSQ from the exons ATGCTTATCAACTCAGTTCTCTTTCTGGCAGTCTGGATCAGTTCGTCGTTTGCGGAAGAATCGTCTCCCAGCGATGCTACGTCCGACAAACGGGCGCCTATGGGATTTCAGGGTATGCGTGGAAAGAAAAATCTCATTCCCACTTCCACAGAAcacaataaattatctaaaagaaCGCTAATGGATTTTCAA gaTATGCGGGATAATAAAGATTCGAATGGGCCCGACattgaagataattttttgcatgAGTTTGAGAAACGGGCACCAATGGGATTTCAGGGTATGAGAgggaaaaaagattatttgacACCTGATTTTGAAGAATCCTTATATGACGAGAAAAGAGCACCAATGGGTTTTCAGGGTATGAGAggcaagaaaattttttcggaggatgattattataaacgaGCACCAATGGGATTTCAAGGAATGAGAGGAAAAAAGTCTTTGGAAGAG GGCATGAGAGGCAAGAAAAATACCTTTGAAAATTACGTAGATTACATGGATCCTGAGATGGATTTCGACAAGAGGGCACCCATGGGTTTTCAAGGAATGAGGGGTAAAAAAGATTCTGATAAAAGAGCACCTATGGGTTTTCAAGGCATGAGAGGCAAAAGAAATGCAGGAAGATTTGATACCAACATTGACTTCGACACCCGATCAACAAATGAATATCAAG GAACGAGCAATAGAAGAAACGCTCTAGCCTCGTGCCAGCTCGAAAAACGATCGCCCTTCCGATATTTCGAGATGCGCGGTAAGAAAAATCCACGATGGGAATTACGGGGGATGTTTGTGGGGGTAAGAGGCAAAAAATGGGCGACAGCCCCGTACGAGGACGACAGCCCGTTCGTAAGTGTGTTTGATAACACCGAAAGGATTGGCGTGGATGGGGATTCGCCAGCAATATTAG ATTCACAATAA
- the Tk gene encoding tachykinins isoform X1, producing the protein MLINSVLFLAVWISSSFAEESSPSDATSDKRAPMGFQGMRGKKNLIPTSTEHNKLSKRTLMDFQDMRDNKDSNGPDIEDNFLHEFEKRAPMGFQGMRGKKDYLTPDFEESLYDEKRAPMGFQGMRGKKIFSEDDYYKRAPMGFQGMRGKKSLEEVLSEIEKKAAMGFYGTKEKKTYVLEYPEDYEKRLLAMGLQGIRDKLKEFPIEWEKRAPMGFQGMRGKKSLLDEIEELEKRTIMGFQGMRGKKNTFENYVDYMDPEMDFDKRAPMGFQGMRGKKDSDKRAPMGFQGMRGKRNAGRFDTNIDFDTRSTNEYQGTSNRRNALASCQLEKRSPFRYFEMRGKKNPRWELRGMFVGVRGKKWATAPYEDDSPFVSVFDNTERIGVDGDSPAILDSQ; encoded by the exons ATGCTTATCAACTCAGTTCTCTTTCTGGCAGTCTGGATCAGTTCGTCGTTTGCGGAAGAATCGTCTCCCAGCGATGCTACGTCCGACAAACGGGCGCCTATGGGATTTCAGGGTATGCGTGGAAAGAAAAATCTCATTCCCACTTCCACAGAAcacaataaattatctaaaagaaCGCTAATGGATTTTCAA gaTATGCGGGATAATAAAGATTCGAATGGGCCCGACattgaagataattttttgcatgAGTTTGAGAAACGGGCACCAATGGGATTTCAGGGTATGAGAgggaaaaaagattatttgacACCTGATTTTGAAGAATCCTTATATGACGAGAAAAGAGCACCAATGGGTTTTCAGGGTATGAGAggcaagaaaattttttcggaggatgattattataaacgaGCACCAATGGGATTTCAAGGAATGAGAGGAAAAAAGTCTTTGGAAGAG gTATTAAGTGAAATTGAAAAGAAGGCCGCGATGGGCTTTTATggtacaaaagaaaaaaagacataCGTTTTGGAATATCCGGAAGATTACGAAAAGAGACTGCTTGCGATGGGATTGCAAGGTATTCGTGACAAGTTAAAAGAATTTCCGATAGAGTGGGAAAAAAGGGCTCCCATGGGATTTCAGGGAATGAGAGGCAAAAAATCATTGCTCGACGAGATAGAAGAACTTGAAAAACGAACTATCATGGGTTTTCAG GGCATGAGAGGCAAGAAAAATACCTTTGAAAATTACGTAGATTACATGGATCCTGAGATGGATTTCGACAAGAGGGCACCCATGGGTTTTCAAGGAATGAGGGGTAAAAAAGATTCTGATAAAAGAGCACCTATGGGTTTTCAAGGCATGAGAGGCAAAAGAAATGCAGGAAGATTTGATACCAACATTGACTTCGACACCCGATCAACAAATGAATATCAAG GAACGAGCAATAGAAGAAACGCTCTAGCCTCGTGCCAGCTCGAAAAACGATCGCCCTTCCGATATTTCGAGATGCGCGGTAAGAAAAATCCACGATGGGAATTACGGGGGATGTTTGTGGGGGTAAGAGGCAAAAAATGGGCGACAGCCCCGTACGAGGACGACAGCCCGTTCGTAAGTGTGTTTGATAACACCGAAAGGATTGGCGTGGATGGGGATTCGCCAGCAATATTAG ATTCACAATAA
- the Tk gene encoding tachykinins isoform X2 encodes MLINSVLFLAVWISSSFAEESSPSDATSDKRAPMGFQGMRGKKNLIPTSTEHNKLSKRTLMDFQDMRDNKDSNGPDIEDNFLHEFEKRAPMGFQGMRGKKDYLTPDFEESLYDEKRAPMGFQGMRGKKIFSEDDYYKRAPMGFQGMRGKKSLEEVLSEIEKKAAMGFYGTKEKKTYVLEYPEDYEKRLLAMGLQGIRDKLKEFPIEWEKRAPMGFQGMRGKKSLLDEIEELEKRTIMGFQGMRGKKNTFENYVDYMDPEMDFDKRAPMGFQGMRGKKDSDKRAPMGFQGMRGKRNAGRFDTNIDFDTRSTNEYQDSQ; translated from the exons ATGCTTATCAACTCAGTTCTCTTTCTGGCAGTCTGGATCAGTTCGTCGTTTGCGGAAGAATCGTCTCCCAGCGATGCTACGTCCGACAAACGGGCGCCTATGGGATTTCAGGGTATGCGTGGAAAGAAAAATCTCATTCCCACTTCCACAGAAcacaataaattatctaaaagaaCGCTAATGGATTTTCAA gaTATGCGGGATAATAAAGATTCGAATGGGCCCGACattgaagataattttttgcatgAGTTTGAGAAACGGGCACCAATGGGATTTCAGGGTATGAGAgggaaaaaagattatttgacACCTGATTTTGAAGAATCCTTATATGACGAGAAAAGAGCACCAATGGGTTTTCAGGGTATGAGAggcaagaaaattttttcggaggatgattattataaacgaGCACCAATGGGATTTCAAGGAATGAGAGGAAAAAAGTCTTTGGAAGAG gTATTAAGTGAAATTGAAAAGAAGGCCGCGATGGGCTTTTATggtacaaaagaaaaaaagacataCGTTTTGGAATATCCGGAAGATTACGAAAAGAGACTGCTTGCGATGGGATTGCAAGGTATTCGTGACAAGTTAAAAGAATTTCCGATAGAGTGGGAAAAAAGGGCTCCCATGGGATTTCAGGGAATGAGAGGCAAAAAATCATTGCTCGACGAGATAGAAGAACTTGAAAAACGAACTATCATGGGTTTTCAG GGCATGAGAGGCAAGAAAAATACCTTTGAAAATTACGTAGATTACATGGATCCTGAGATGGATTTCGACAAGAGGGCACCCATGGGTTTTCAAGGAATGAGGGGTAAAAAAGATTCTGATAAAAGAGCACCTATGGGTTTTCAAGGCATGAGAGGCAAAAGAAATGCAGGAAGATTTGATACCAACATTGACTTCGACACCCGATCAACAAATGAATATCAAG ATTCACAATAA
- the LOC140671588 gene encoding uncharacterized protein isoform X2 has protein sequence MATSDRVTARKAPTGIACVFDLALQVLCSIDQSEEGNFGAKNTTRAFAARPFSSFARDRPIVRKQRFSAVIIFADVTITVRTLRMTWTSSYKYHLMPFIATSTIYCTAMSSCKKSAG, from the exons ATGGCGACAAGTGACCGAGTGACTGCACGGAAGGCTCCAACAG GAATCGCTTGCGTGTTCGACTTGGCGCTACAAGTACTTTGTTcgattgaccaatcagaagAAGGAAATTTCGGCGCCAAAAATACTACGCGCGCTTTTGCAGCGCGTCCCTTTTCCTCTTTTGCGCGGGATCGTCCTATCGTAAGGAAGCAAAGATTTTCAGCTGTGATAATTTTCGCAG ATGTAACAATTACTGTGAGGACGTTACGAATGACTTGGACATCTTCATACAAATATCACCTTATGCCGTTCATTGCTACATCAACAATTTATTGTACAG
- the LOC140671587 gene encoding trimeric intracellular cation channel type 1B.1, translating into MDPEAFLDMANQVIKLKMFPYFDIAHCVLCTLHVREDLGPGAQAFSRKHPLSCWLSTMLVVFASGMLCNGLLGEPILAPLKNTPQVIVATVVWYVIFYTPFDIGYKVAKFLPVKIVCAAMKEIYRCKKVYDGVTHAGKLYPNAYLIMILIGTLKGNGAGFTKLFERLIRGVWTPTAMEFMQPSFPTKASMVASIIFVLDKKTDLISAPHALVYFGIVIFFVYFKLSSILLGIHDPFVPFENLFCALFLGGIWDSLAKLLGRGQAKDEKTDAKKTN; encoded by the exons ATGGATCCCGAGGCGTTCCTGGACATGGCCAATCAGGTCATCAAGCTGAAAATGTTCCCGTATTTCGACATAGCGCACTGCGTACTGTGCACGCTGCACGTCAGGGAGGATCTGGGACCCG GTGCACAAGCATTTTCTCGCAAACATCCTTTATCATGTTGGCTCTCTACAATGTTGGTCGTTTTCGCAAGCGGTATGCTATGCAATGGATTATTAGGAGAACCTATTCTTGCACCTCTGAAAAATACACCACAAGTGATAGTCGCAACTGTTGTTTG gtATGTGATATTTTACACGCCATTTGACATTGGTTATAAGGTAGCCAAATTTTTACCAGTAAAGATAGTATGTGCTGCTATGAAGGAAATTTATAG gtGTAAAAAGGTATATGATGGAGTGACTCATGCAGGAAAACTTTATCCAAATGCATATCTTATTATGATATTGATTGGAACACTCAAAG GTAATGGAGCTggatttacaaaattgtttgagCGTCTTATACGTGGTGTATGGACACCAACTGCAATGGAATTCATGCAACCTAGttt ccCTACCAAAGCATCTATGGTTGCATCGATTATCTTTGTATTAGATAAAAAGACTGATCTCATTTCTGCGCCTCATGCTCTTGTGTACTTCGGCATTGTTATCTTCTTTGTCTACTTCAAG TTATCATCCATTTTACTCGGCATTCATGATCCATTTGTGccatttgaaaatttgttcTGCGCCTTATTCTTGGGAGGAATTTGGGACTCATTAGCTAAATTGTTAGGTCGTGGTCAAGCCAAAGACGAAAAAACGGAcgcaaagaaaacaaattaa
- the LOC140671621 gene encoding uncharacterized protein, whose protein sequence is MPNVWTADDTEKLITLYGQYQCLWNPFHPEFNNTLSRYKAYKKIKDSINIPGLTICDCIERITNVKKEYCYELSKITAAIFCEKLYAPKAEWFERMHVLFFPYMPTSFYNDFKKVYDVIQNYLKNCYTTLIAIFIISIEVYSRRKTEDSFDLFGKTVAFQLRTIDIKTVVELEKQIQNLITKARLKTLESKLMDWSGNTVCCCDCNDCKVMCKNETCNCGLTLKECLLLTKIKRNKGYGFCYKQ, encoded by the exons atgccaAATGTATGGACTGCAGACGATACTGAGAAATTAATAACGCTCTACGGGCAATATCAGTGTCTGTGGAATCCATTCCACCCTGAGTTCAATAATACATTGTCACGTTACAAAgcatacaagaaaataaaagactcCATTAATATTCCTGGATTAACAATATGTGATTGCATTGAGAGAATTACAAATGTAAAGAAGGAATACTGTTATGAACTATCAAAAATCACCGCAGctatattttgtgaaaaattgtaCGCACCAAAAGCAGAATGGTTTGAAAGAATGCATGTActcttttttccatatatgCCAACATCTTtctataatgattttaaaaaggtATATgatgtaatacaaaattatttaaagaattgttATACAACTTTGATCgccatatttat TATTTCTATAGAAGTATATAGTAGAAGAAAAACTGAAGATAGCTTTGATTTATTTGGGAAAACCGTAGCCTTTCAATTGCGAACTATTGACATAA aaactgtGGTGGAATTGGAGAAACAGATACAAAATTTGATAACAAAAGCGCGATTAAAAACTTTAGAGTCTAAATTAATGGATTGGAGTGGCAACACAGTCTGTTGCTGTGATTGTAACGATTGCAAAGTAATGTGTAAAAATGAAACTTGTAATTGTGGTTTAACATTAAAGGAATGTTTATTACTAACAAAGATCAAGAGAAATAAGGGCTATGGGTTTTGCTACAAGCAATAG
- the LOC140672145 gene encoding mitogen-activated protein kinase p38b isoform X2: MPQFHKIEINRTEWEVPERYQLLTPVGSGAYGQVCSAVDTTTGQKVAIKKLARPFQSAVHAKRTYRELRMLKHMNHENVIGLLDVFHPSSSLEDFQHVYLVTHLMGADLNNIVRTQKLSDDHVQFLVYQILRGLKYIHSAGIIHRDLKPSNIAVNEDCELKILDFGLARPTENEMTGYVATRWYRAPEIMLNWMHYNQTVDIWSVGCIMAELLTGRTLFPGTDHIDHLTRVLVLCGTPTEETLSKITSQEARNYIQSLPPLKKKNFKEVFRGANPLAIDLLELMLELDAEKRITAEQALAHPYLAQYADPTDEPVSLPYDQSFEDMDLPVEKWKELVYHEAVNFVPQQLPTLSSTIETTS, translated from the exons ATGCCGCAATTTCACAAGATCGAGATCAACAGGACAGAATGGGAGGTACCGGAACGATATCAATTGCTTACTCCCGTGGGCTCAGGCGCTTACGGTCAAGTCTG TTCAGCTGTCGACACAACTACTGGACAAAAAGTAGCAATCAAAAAGTTAGCCAGACCATTTCAATCGGCTGTACACGCAAAACGCACATACCGAGAGTTACGTATGCTGAAACACATGAATCATGAAAAT GTAATAGGATTATTAGATGTATTCCATCCATCTTCGTCTTTGGAAGATTTTCAACACGT ATACCTAGTTACACATCTAATGGGCGCTGACCTGAACAATATTGTCAGAACACAAAAACTTTCTGATGATCATGTGCAATTTCTTGTCTATCAAATACTTCGTGGCTTAAAGTATATTCACTCTGCGGGAATTATACATAGG GATTTGAAACCATCTAACATAGCAGTCAATGAAGATTGTGAATTGAAGATATTGGACTTTGGTTTAGCCAGACCTACAGAAAATGAGATGACTGGTTATGTTGCCACTAGGTGGTATAGAGCACCCGAAATTATGCTTAATTGGATGCATTACAATCAAACAG ttgacATTTGGTCAGTAGGATGCATTATGGCAGAGTTGTTAACTGGAAGAACATTATTTCCTGGAACAGATC ACATTGATCACCTAACACGAGTGTTAGTACTCTGTGGCACACCCACAGAGGAAACATTAAGCAAAATTACTAGCCAAGAg gCCAGAAATTATATTCAGAGTTTACCaccattaaagaaaaaaaactttaaagagGTATTTCGTGGAGCTAATCCTTTag cTATTGATTTGTTAGAATTGATGTTGGAATTGGACGCAGAAAAAAGGATCACTGCTGAACAAGCATTAGCACATCCATATCTTGCGCAATACGCAGATCCAACTGACGAACCTGTGTCTCTACCATATGATCAAAGTTTTGAGGACATGGACCTACCAGTAGAAAAATGGAAGG AACTTGTGTACCACGAAGCTGTAAACTTTGTTCCACAGCAGTTACCCACGTTGTCTTCAACAATTGAAACGACTTCTTAA
- the LOC140672145 gene encoding mitogen-activated protein kinase p38b isoform X1 codes for MPQFHKIEINRTEWEVPERYQLLTPVGSGAYGQVCSAVDTTTGQKVAIKKLARPFQSAVHAKRTYRELRMLKHMNHENVIGLLDVFHPSSSLEDFQHVYLVTHLMGADLNNIVRTQKLSDDHVQFLVYQILRGLKYIHSAGIIHRDLKPSNIAVNEDCELKILDFGLARPTENEMTGYVATRWYRAPEIMLNWMHYNQTVDIWSVGCIMAELLTGRTLFPGTDHIHQLNLIMEILGTPRDEFMKKISSESARNYIQSLPPLKKKNFKEVFRGANPLAIDLLELMLELDAEKRITAEQALAHPYLAQYADPTDEPVSLPYDQSFEDMDLPVEKWKELVYHEAVNFVPQQLPTLSSTIETTS; via the exons ATGCCGCAATTTCACAAGATCGAGATCAACAGGACAGAATGGGAGGTACCGGAACGATATCAATTGCTTACTCCCGTGGGCTCAGGCGCTTACGGTCAAGTCTG TTCAGCTGTCGACACAACTACTGGACAAAAAGTAGCAATCAAAAAGTTAGCCAGACCATTTCAATCGGCTGTACACGCAAAACGCACATACCGAGAGTTACGTATGCTGAAACACATGAATCATGAAAAT GTAATAGGATTATTAGATGTATTCCATCCATCTTCGTCTTTGGAAGATTTTCAACACGT ATACCTAGTTACACATCTAATGGGCGCTGACCTGAACAATATTGTCAGAACACAAAAACTTTCTGATGATCATGTGCAATTTCTTGTCTATCAAATACTTCGTGGCTTAAAGTATATTCACTCTGCGGGAATTATACATAGG GATTTGAAACCATCTAACATAGCAGTCAATGAAGATTGTGAATTGAAGATATTGGACTTTGGTTTAGCCAGACCTACAGAAAATGAGATGACTGGTTATGTTGCCACTAGGTGGTATAGAGCACCCGAAATTATGCTTAATTGGATGCATTACAATCAAACAG ttgacATTTGGTCAGTAGGATGCATTATGGCAGAGTTGTTAACTGGAAGAACATTATTTCCTGGAACAGATC ATATTCATCAATTGAACTTAATTATGGAAATTTTGGGTACTCCACGAGACgagtttatgaaaaaaatatcatcagAATCG gCCAGAAATTATATTCAGAGTTTACCaccattaaagaaaaaaaactttaaagagGTATTTCGTGGAGCTAATCCTTTag cTATTGATTTGTTAGAATTGATGTTGGAATTGGACGCAGAAAAAAGGATCACTGCTGAACAAGCATTAGCACATCCATATCTTGCGCAATACGCAGATCCAACTGACGAACCTGTGTCTCTACCATATGATCAAAGTTTTGAGGACATGGACCTACCAGTAGAAAAATGGAAGG AACTTGTGTACCACGAAGCTGTAAACTTTGTTCCACAGCAGTTACCCACGTTGTCTTCAACAATTGAAACGACTTCTTAA
- the LOC140672145 gene encoding mitogen-activated protein kinase p38a isoform X3: protein MLKHMNHENVIGLLDVFHPSSSLEDFQHVYLVTHLMGADLNNIVRTQKLSDDHVQFLVYQILRGLKYIHSAGIIHRDLKPSNIAVNEDCELKILDFGLARPTENEMTGYVATRWYRAPEIMLNWMHYNQTVDIWSVGCIMAELLTGRTLFPGTDHIHQLNLIMEILGTPRDEFMKKISSESARNYIQSLPPLKKKNFKEVFRGANPLAIDLLELMLELDAEKRITAEQALAHPYLAQYADPTDEPVSLPYDQSFEDMDLPVEKWKELVYHEAVNFVPQQLPTLSSTIETTS, encoded by the exons ATGCTGAAACACATGAATCATGAAAAT GTAATAGGATTATTAGATGTATTCCATCCATCTTCGTCTTTGGAAGATTTTCAACACGT ATACCTAGTTACACATCTAATGGGCGCTGACCTGAACAATATTGTCAGAACACAAAAACTTTCTGATGATCATGTGCAATTTCTTGTCTATCAAATACTTCGTGGCTTAAAGTATATTCACTCTGCGGGAATTATACATAGG GATTTGAAACCATCTAACATAGCAGTCAATGAAGATTGTGAATTGAAGATATTGGACTTTGGTTTAGCCAGACCTACAGAAAATGAGATGACTGGTTATGTTGCCACTAGGTGGTATAGAGCACCCGAAATTATGCTTAATTGGATGCATTACAATCAAACAG ttgacATTTGGTCAGTAGGATGCATTATGGCAGAGTTGTTAACTGGAAGAACATTATTTCCTGGAACAGATC ATATTCATCAATTGAACTTAATTATGGAAATTTTGGGTACTCCACGAGACgagtttatgaaaaaaatatcatcagAATCG gCCAGAAATTATATTCAGAGTTTACCaccattaaagaaaaaaaactttaaagagGTATTTCGTGGAGCTAATCCTTTag cTATTGATTTGTTAGAATTGATGTTGGAATTGGACGCAGAAAAAAGGATCACTGCTGAACAAGCATTAGCACATCCATATCTTGCGCAATACGCAGATCCAACTGACGAACCTGTGTCTCTACCATATGATCAAAGTTTTGAGGACATGGACCTACCAGTAGAAAAATGGAAGG AACTTGTGTACCACGAAGCTGTAAACTTTGTTCCACAGCAGTTACCCACGTTGTCTTCAACAATTGAAACGACTTCTTAA